The following proteins are encoded in a genomic region of Serinus canaria isolate serCan28SL12 chromosome 13, serCan2020, whole genome shotgun sequence:
- the LOC103825466 gene encoding C-terminal-binding protein 2 isoform X1, giving the protein MDRHKVKRQRLDRICEGIRPPIVNGPMPARPLVALLDGRDCTVEMPILKDVATVAFCDAQSTQEIHEKVLNEAVGALMYHTITLSRQDLEKFKALRVIVRIGSGYDNVDIKSAAELGIAVCNIPSSSVEETADSTLCHILNLYRRVTWLHQALREGNRASSVEQIREVAGGAVRIRGETLGIIGLGRVGQAVALRAKSFGFNVIFYDPYLPDGVERSLGLQRVGTLQDLLMHSDCITLHCSLNEHNHHLINDFTIKQMRQGCFLVNTARGGLVDEKALAQALKEGRIRGTALDVHESEPFSFAQGPLKDAPNVICTPHTAWYSEQASIESREDAAKEIRRAITGHIPDALRNCVNKEYLLLAAQWSNIDPATVHPELNGAAAYRFPPGVVGVANPGLPEPPVVEGIVAHGIPPVSHSAPRTPSPGETSKLDADREIPADQ; this is encoded by the exons TTGCACTGTGGAGATGCCCATCTTGAAGGATGTTGCTACAGTGGCATTTTGCGATGCTCAGTCAACTCAGGAAATCCATGAAAAG GTGCTGAATGAGGCAGTAGGAGCTCTGATGTATCACACCATTACCCTTTCTCGTCAGGATCTGGAGAAATTCAAAGCCCTCAGGGTCATTGTGCGTATTGGCAGTGGCTATGACAATGTTGACATCAAATCCGCTGCAGAATTAG GCATTGCTGTTTGCAACATCCCTTCCTCCTCAGTAGAGGAGACTGCTGACTCTACCCTCTGCCACATCTTGAACCTCTATCGCCGTGTTACTTGGCTACATCAGGCTCTGCGGGAAGGGAATCGAGCCTCAAGCGTAGAACAGATTCGAGAGGTAGCTGGAGGTGCTGTGCGTATCCGTGGGGAGACTTTGGGCATCATTGGACTAG GCCGAGTTGGACAGGCAGTGGCTCTGCGAGCCAAGTCCTTTGGCTTCAACGTGATTTTCTATGATCCCTATCTGCCGGATGGAGTGGAGCGATCCTTGGGTTTACAACGAGTAGGAACCCTGCAGGATCTACTAATGCACAGCGATTGCATCACATTGCACTGCAGCCTGAATGAACATAACCATCACCTCATCAATGACTTCACTATTAAAcag atgCGTCAAGGCTGTTTCTTAGTGAACACAGCCCGGGGAGGGCTGGTTGATGAGAAAGCCTTAGCACAAGCCTTGAAAGAGGGGAGAATCAGAGGAACAGCACTGGATGTGCATGAGTCTGAACCTTTCAG TTTTGCTCAGGGGCCATTAAAAGATGCACCCAATGTTATCTGCACCCCTCACACTGCTTGGTACAGTGAACAGGCTTCCATTGAATCCAGAGAAGATGCAGCTAAAGAGATCCGCCGAGCTATTACAG GTCATATACCTGACGCTTTGAGAAACTGTGTTAATAAGGAGTACTTGCTGTTAGCAGCTCAGTGGTCCAATATTGATCCTGCAACTGTCCACCCAGAACTCAACGGAGCTGCAGCTTACAG gTTTCCTCCAGGAGTAGTGGGAGTAGCCAACCCTGGGCTACCAGAACCACCAGTAGTGGAAGGGATTGTAGCTCATGGAATCCCTCCTGTTTCTCACTCTGCACCACGTACTCCTTCCCCAGGAGAGACAAGCAAACTGGATGCAGACAGAGAGATTCCTGCTGACCAATAG
- the LOC103825466 gene encoding C-terminal-binding protein 2 isoform X2 — protein MDRHKVKRQRLDRICEGIRPPIVNGPMPARPLVALLDGRDCTVEMPILKDVATVAFCDAQSTQEIHEKVLNEAVGALMYHTITLSRQDLEKFKALRVIVRIGSGYDNVDIKSAAELGIAVCNIPSSSVEETADSTLCHILNLYRRVTWLHQALREGNRASSVEQIREVAGGAVRIRGETLGIIGLGRVGQAVALRAKSFGFNVIFYDPYLPDGVERSLGLQRVGTLQDLLMHSDCITLHCSLNEHNHHLINDFTIKQMRQGCFLVNTARGGLVDEKALAQALKEGRIRGTALDVHESEPFSFAQGPLKDAPNVICTPHTAWYSEQASIESREDAAKEIRRAITAQWSNIDPATVHPELNGAAAYRFPPGVVGVANPGLPEPPVVEGIVAHGIPPVSHSAPRTPSPGETSKLDADREIPADQ, from the exons TTGCACTGTGGAGATGCCCATCTTGAAGGATGTTGCTACAGTGGCATTTTGCGATGCTCAGTCAACTCAGGAAATCCATGAAAAG GTGCTGAATGAGGCAGTAGGAGCTCTGATGTATCACACCATTACCCTTTCTCGTCAGGATCTGGAGAAATTCAAAGCCCTCAGGGTCATTGTGCGTATTGGCAGTGGCTATGACAATGTTGACATCAAATCCGCTGCAGAATTAG GCATTGCTGTTTGCAACATCCCTTCCTCCTCAGTAGAGGAGACTGCTGACTCTACCCTCTGCCACATCTTGAACCTCTATCGCCGTGTTACTTGGCTACATCAGGCTCTGCGGGAAGGGAATCGAGCCTCAAGCGTAGAACAGATTCGAGAGGTAGCTGGAGGTGCTGTGCGTATCCGTGGGGAGACTTTGGGCATCATTGGACTAG GCCGAGTTGGACAGGCAGTGGCTCTGCGAGCCAAGTCCTTTGGCTTCAACGTGATTTTCTATGATCCCTATCTGCCGGATGGAGTGGAGCGATCCTTGGGTTTACAACGAGTAGGAACCCTGCAGGATCTACTAATGCACAGCGATTGCATCACATTGCACTGCAGCCTGAATGAACATAACCATCACCTCATCAATGACTTCACTATTAAAcag atgCGTCAAGGCTGTTTCTTAGTGAACACAGCCCGGGGAGGGCTGGTTGATGAGAAAGCCTTAGCACAAGCCTTGAAAGAGGGGAGAATCAGAGGAACAGCACTGGATGTGCATGAGTCTGAACCTTTCAG TTTTGCTCAGGGGCCATTAAAAGATGCACCCAATGTTATCTGCACCCCTCACACTGCTTGGTACAGTGAACAGGCTTCCATTGAATCCAGAGAAGATGCAGCTAAAGAGATCCGCCGAGCTATTACAG CTCAGTGGTCCAATATTGATCCTGCAACTGTCCACCCAGAACTCAACGGAGCTGCAGCTTACAG gTTTCCTCCAGGAGTAGTGGGAGTAGCCAACCCTGGGCTACCAGAACCACCAGTAGTGGAAGGGATTGTAGCTCATGGAATCCCTCCTGTTTCTCACTCTGCACCACGTACTCCTTCCCCAGGAGAGACAAGCAAACTGGATGCAGACAGAGAGATTCCTGCTGACCAATAG